A region from the Vanacampus margaritifer isolate UIUO_Vmar chromosome 5, RoL_Vmar_1.0, whole genome shotgun sequence genome encodes:
- the sytl2b gene encoding uncharacterized protein sytl2b isoform X3 — protein MDKIHGSEIILASMKQRRASEGSYRPERPRAHNTSSSEVVAPQKAARCVGMIREFNNAKKEDLTSAVHSPRMTRHNPFNKASFIVAEPAGELSATEPSSPLKYRQPGGSSQTSGTSVTSEGSSAGFRPIPKKRTFVSKRTPSQSDSSGAAPDPQGISSGAAPSPRRSLHQGSSGSSTRSKGEAAASAHSSAPTEMLQVLSQSSLAGDRKPSLVTADRGDVLLDRDTAHVMEDNSTLEENLNIGRIPDNDPVIGGSVMSSVKEPEWQRAADPPISYDINFIESSDQKTQKRSQPKRSLNLVTQASSPTANDEDSISKVLDWFNRSTDSSERLNGKNGPKISRNPDRHRETVVLGSEKILKKDVASQEESVAVTTGQSEATPMKDVKNADKERNISEIKSHSNKHPRTVTSVKPGDKAETREKNEKETSIHSGVFYDKVTYVANVVNGSQHMGLKHDQNLDSFDLTALPQVANRKESDVELLFVEQLAPKSPPPSPPKSKELSLVQPDDLHQPGGRQSPESEKIHVSPDLETSGNSGEDRPPSPKRKAIEGPQRQKRPRQESAAEKIKQLKSFWEQEASKPSFNGGKPKGMRGAKMNKRFTKSEFDLRAVGNQSGSDGEDSNTNYLTGLPLNPRIDKMAPTLGGSRAQFSSLLEFWDETTTDSKTKSPKRQISSPQPPQEQQSPEPEPRCSSPIEKSHLAANDNKKNQPDSGPSKEPKKILKDSSREDRAARPALTPTKRVRSPMRKKDSFSHSSSGGRSLRRATSMFALVDPEGPSLEIHVSPVHSQSRKQSINRAWDGPESPLARAFVPRDYSHYLGMANEPGTPDAEGDASEDFARTSTPAGSEERDFKKKKSPRHAWRNSRSLDADPESPASRGEAEPIPSDLGHPGPVAQDTYRDRLTFTPSFSGNRTHGAFMKGKNRDDEDNPVRKALRRAEARPKGLAKSMEDLAGSLSPKQEPKTDTRRTSHGPMTPPSSRLLSDQDHLKKMSKSVPSFSQREDDSSVYEDIFHPGMHAMDSSYDLASVSSFSGSVMTMDSGDFGSVDVQGSIRFSINYVQKLGEFHIFVAECGDLAAADPKRGRSDPYVKSYLVPDKIHLGKKKTSVKKKTLNPTFNEILRYRISIEYLRTQTLVLSVWHHDTFGRNTFLGEVEVELSKWNFDHTHMNDLPLKARTKATLAPSSGRGEMRLAVRFLPKVIYSRAKEVPTTGEIHIWVKECKSLPLNRATIDPYVKCFVLPDTSRKSRQKTRVLRRTADPVFNHTMVYDGIREVDLAEACVELTVWDRDKLASSLLGGLRLGPGTGRSYGSVVDWMDSTPDEVALWERMLASPNEWAEGVLPLRIMSSAKTAFK, from the exons ATGGACAAGATCCATGGGTCCGAGATCATCCTGGCCTCCATGAAGCAGAGGAGAGCTTCAG AAGGATCTTATAGACCGGAAAGACCAAGAGCACACAACACTTCAAGTTCTGAAGTGGTGGCGCCGCAGAAAGCTGCCAGATGTGTGGGCATGATACGGGAATTCAA TAATGCAAAGAAAGAAGATCTGACGTCAGCAGTCCATTCTCCAAGAATG ACAAGACATAACCCTTTTAATAAAGCTTCCTTCATTGTTGCGGAGCCAGCTGGAGAGCTCTCTGCGACGG aACCCTCCTCCCCCCTGAAGTATCGTCAACCAGGCGGGAGCAGTCAGACGTCGGGGACCTCCGTGACATCCGAGGGCTCCTCCGCAGGCTTCAGGCCCATCCCCAAAAAGAGGACATTCGTCTCAAAGCGGACCCCCAGCCAGTCGGATAGCAGCGGCGCAGCCCCGGACCCGCAGGGGATCTCGTCCGGGGCCGCGCCTTCCCCGAGACGAAGCCTCCATCAGGGCTCGAGTGGAAGCTCCACCCGATCCAAGGGTGAAGCCGCGGCGTCGGCCCACTCGTCTGCTCCTACAGAGATGCTGCAGGTTTTATCTCAATCGAGTCTGGCGGGAGACCGAAAGCCGTCTTTGGTTACAGCTGACAG AGGTGACGTATTACTTGACAGAGACACAGCACATGTGATGGAAGACAATTCCACCCTAGAAGAGAATTTGAACATAGGAAGAATTCCGGATAATGATCCAGTGATTGGCGGcagtgtgatgtcatcagtaaAGGAGCCGGAATGGCAAAGAGCGGCAG ACCCTCCAATATCCTACGACATCAACTTTATCGAGTCCTCCGATCAAAAGACGCAGAAGAGATCCCAGCCGAAACGTTCGTTAAATTTGGTCACCCAAGCCTCCAGTCCCACCGCCAATGACGAGGATTCCATCTCAAAAGTTCTCGACTGGTTCAACCGCAGCACCGACAGCAGCGAACGGCTCAACggcaaaaatgggccaaaaatTTCACGGAACCCGGACAGACACCGTGAGACGGTTGTGCTGGGAAGTGAGAAGATCTTAAAGAAAGATGTTGCCAGTCAGGAAGAATCAGTTGCGGTGACGACGGGTCAGTCAGAAGCGACGCCAATGAAGGATGTGAAAAATGCTGACAAGGAAAGAAACATCTCAGAAATTAAATCACACAGCAACAAACACCCCCGAACCGTGACATCCGTAAAACCTGGAGACAAAGCCGAGACCAGAGAAAAAAACGAGAAGGAGACAAGCATTCATTCGGGCGTATTCTATGACAAGGTGACCTACGTTGCAAACGTAGTGAATGGAAGTCAGCATATGGGATTGAAACATGACCAAAATTTAGACAGTTTTGATTTGACAGCTCTTCCCCAAGTAGCCAACCGAAAAGAATCAGACGTCGAGCTTTTATTTGTTGAGCAACTAGCGCCAAAATCACCTCCGCCGTCCCCTCCGAAGTCTAAAGAGCTCTCTTTAGTTCAACCAGACGACCTTCACCAGCCCGGAGGTCGCCAGAGTCCAGAATCAGAGAAGATCCATGTGTCTCCAGACCTCGAGACGTCTGGGAATTCCGGCGAGGACCGTCCGCCGTCACCCAAAAGAAAAGCCATCGAAGGTCCTCAAAGACAAAAGCGTCCTCGGCAAGAAAGCGCGGCAGAGAAGATCAAGCAGCTCAAATCTTTCTGGGAGCAGGAGGCGAGCAAGCCCTCGTTTAATGGCGGGAAACCCAAAGGGATGCGCGGCGCCAAGATGAACAAGAGGTTCACTAAGTCAGAATTCGACTTGCGGGCTGTTGGCAACCAATCAGGCAGCGATGGAGAAGACTCCAATACAAACTATTTGACTGGTCTGCCTCTAAATCCGAGAATAGACAAAATGGCGCCCACGCTTGGCGGGAGCCGAGCGCAGTTTAGCAGTCTGCTGGAGTTCTGGGACGAAACCACTACAGACTCCAAGACCAAAAGCCCCAAAAGACAAATCAGTAGTCCGCAACCACCTCAAGAACAACAATCTCCCGAACCCGAACCACGCTGCTCGTCTCCCATTGAAAAATCTCACCTTGCGGCCAACGACAACAAAAAGAACCAACCAGACTCGGGTCCGTCAAAAGAACCCAAAAAGATCTTGAAAGACTCAAGCAGGGAAGACCGAGCGGCAAGACCAGCACTAACTCCAACGAAGCGGGTTCGTTCACccatgagaaaaaaagacagcTTCAGCCATTCCAGCAGTGGCGGTAGATCTTTGCGTCGAGCCACCAGCATGTTCGCCCTCGTTGATCCAGAAGGACCGAGTCTTGAAATCCACGTCAGCCCCGTCCACTCCCAGAGCAGGAAGCAGAGCATCAACCGAGCCTGGGACGGGCCCGAGAGCCCCCTCGCCCGGGCCTTCGTGCCGCGAGATTACAGCCACTACTTGGGGATGGCCAACGAACCGGGTACGCCGGACGCCGAGGGGGACGCTTCCGAGGATTTCGCGAGGACCAGCACCCCCGCAGGTTCGGAGGAACGAGacttcaaaaagaagaagagtccGCGCCATGCGTGGAGGAATTCCCGAAGCCTAGATGCCGATCCCGAGTCACCT GCCAGTCGAGGGGAGgcggagcctatcccatctgacTTGGGACACCCTGGACCAGTCGCACAAGACACATATAGAGACCGACTCACATTTACGCCGTCATTTAGTGGCAACAGAACCCACGGCGCCTTCATGAAAG GCAAAAATCGCGATGATGAGGACAATCCGGTGAGGAAAGCACTGCGGCGAGCAGAAGCCCGTCCTAAAGGGCTTGCGAAAAGTATGGAGGACCTGGCGGGGTCTTTATCACCAA AACAAGAGCCAAAGACTGACACGAGGCGAACCAGCCACG GTCCCATGACGCCCCCTTCTTCACGCCTGCTGTCGGACCAGGACCACCTGAAGAAGATGAGCAAATCTGTGCCCTCGTTTTCGCAGAGGGAG GATGACAGCTCCGTTTACGAGGACATTTTCCACCCAGGGATGCACGCAATGGACTCTTCCTACGACTTGGCCTCTGTGTCGTCT TTTAGCGGGAGCGTGATGACCATGGACAGCGGTGACTTCGGGAGCGTGGACGTGCAAGGGAGCATCCGGTTCTCCATCAATTACGTGCAAAAGCTCGGGGAGTTCCACATCTTTGTGGCTGAGTGCGGAGACTTGGCGGCCGCCGACCCCAAGAGGGGGCGCTCAGACCC ctacGTCAAAAGTTACCTTGTCCCTGACAAAATTCacctgggaaagaaaaaaacgtctGTAAAGAAAAAGACACTTAACCCAACTTTCAATGAGATCCTCAGG TATCGCATTAGTATCGAGTATCTCAGGACACAGACGCTGGTTCTCTCTGTGTGGCATCACGACACGTTTGGCAGGAACACTTTCTTGGGCGAGGTGGAAGTGGAACTCTCCAAGTGGAACTTTGACCACACCCACATGAACGACTTACCCCTGAAAGCCAGG ACAAAAGCAACTCTGGCGCCTTCAAGTGGGCGAGGCGAGATGAGACTGGCTGTACGTTTTCTGCCTAAGGTCATCTATAGTAGAG CTAAGGAAGTTCCCACCACAGGAGAGATTCACATTTGGGTGAAAGAATGCAAGAGCCTGCCTTTAAACAGAGCCACCATCGACCCTTACGTCAAATG CTTCGTGCTGCCCGACACGAGCCGCAAGAGTCGTCAGAAGACGCGCGTGCTGAGGAGGACGGCGGATCCCGTGTTCAACCACACCATGGTGTACGACGGCATCAGAGAGGTGGACCTCGCCGAGGCCTGCGTGGAGCTCACCGTCTGGGACCGCGACAAGCTGGCCAGCAGCCTGCTGGGCGGACTCAGGCTCGGACCCGGCACGG GAAGGAGTTACGGATCGGTGGTGGACTGGATGGACTCCACGCCTGACGAGGTGGCGCTGTGGGAGCGTATGTTGGCGTCGCCCAACGAATGGGCGGAGGGCGTGCTGCCCCTGCGCATCATGAGCTCCGCCAAAACCGCCTTCAAATAA